One [Clostridium] saccharolyticum WM1 DNA segment encodes these proteins:
- a CDS encoding extracellular solute-binding protein: MKHSEGIKGKSPVFWGLSLICCVLLTSCQPKAGKQPMLSQADLVIYTVQEKEICEPVVKEFEERTGLNVKVETGSVEDLLRTLEDSTGPYGDAGVTWDVIFGVGIETLEEKKEYWQAYESSEIPSIAGAFRSGDHKWTGFSACPLVIMYNTNVVTYREVPAGWTSLLEPRWKGRVAFMDPGRSDIYSSALATAVYTYQGEGDYMEQLAENLEYGYLSSLSEVNSGIMDGKYSLGVTIEGAAQALRSGGADVDYIYPKEGTTVLPDGTAIVNGCNHPETARRFLDFTVSKDAQMILVSDLNRRSVRLDVPPFPGLSPVSRLQIIDMDGKELSRKKEEILKQWNEALSLYKRRSGG; the protein is encoded by the coding sequence ATGAAACATTCTGAAGGGATCAAGGGAAAATCTCCCGTGTTCTGGGGGCTGTCCCTTATTTGCTGCGTTCTGCTGACTTCCTGCCAGCCAAAAGCAGGGAAACAGCCGATGCTTTCCCAGGCGGATCTGGTGATTTACACAGTCCAGGAGAAAGAAATCTGTGAACCTGTGGTCAAGGAGTTTGAGGAGCGTACAGGCTTGAACGTAAAAGTGGAAACCGGGTCTGTGGAGGATCTTTTAAGAACCTTGGAGGACAGCACCGGTCCATACGGTGATGCAGGAGTGACCTGGGATGTGATATTTGGGGTGGGAATTGAGACGCTGGAAGAGAAAAAGGAATACTGGCAGGCTTACGAAAGCTCTGAAATCCCATCCATAGCCGGGGCGTTCCGGTCCGGAGATCATAAATGGACCGGCTTTTCCGCCTGCCCCCTGGTCATCATGTATAACACCAATGTGGTGACATACCGGGAGGTGCCTGCAGGCTGGACCAGCCTGTTGGAGCCAAGATGGAAAGGCCGGGTAGCTTTTATGGATCCCGGCCGGTCAGATATCTATTCCTCGGCTCTGGCTACGGCCGTTTATACCTACCAGGGAGAAGGAGACTATATGGAACAGCTGGCAGAAAACCTGGAATACGGGTATTTGTCCAGTTTATCGGAGGTGAATTCCGGCATTATGGATGGTAAGTATTCCCTGGGGGTTACCATAGAGGGGGCGGCCCAGGCTCTGCGGTCCGGAGGAGCAGATGTGGATTACATTTACCCGAAAGAGGGGACCACGGTACTGCCGGATGGAACGGCTATCGTAAACGGCTGTAACCACCCGGAGACGGCCAGGCGTTTTTTGGATTTCACGGTCAGCAAGGATGCCCAGATGATCCTTGTTTCTGATTTAAACCGGCGCTCCGTGCGGCTGGATGTACCTCCTTTTCCCGGACTTTCTCCTGTCAGCAGGCTCCAGATTATTGATATGGATGGAAAGGAGCTGTCTCGGAAAAAGGAGGAAATTCTGAAACAATGGAATGAGGCCCTGTCTCTTTACAAAAGGAGGTCCGGAGGATGA
- a CDS encoding desulfoferrodoxin family protein has translation MKFLKCNRCGNIVAVVEEKGGTITCCGENMHELVANTTDAATEKHVPVIEIDGPHVKVTVGSVEHPMLPEHFIGWIALETKQGNQRKVLSPGEKPVAEFMLCDGDEVIAAYEYCNLHGLWKADK, from the coding sequence ATGAAGTTTTTAAAGTGTAACCGTTGTGGTAATATTGTGGCGGTTGTAGAGGAAAAAGGTGGTACGATTACATGTTGCGGAGAAAATATGCATGAGTTGGTAGCCAATACAACAGATGCTGCAACAGAGAAACACGTTCCTGTTATTGAGATTGACGGACCGCATGTGAAGGTCACTGTTGGATCCGTTGAGCATCCAATGCTTCCAGAACATTTCATTGGCTGGATTGCATTAGAGACCAAGCAGGGCAATCAGAGAAAGGTATTGAGCCCGGGAGAGAAGCCGGTCGCTGAATTCATGCTTTGCGATGGAGATGAAGTAATTGCAGCATACGAATACTGTAATCTTCATGGATTATGGAAAGCAGATAAATAA
- a CDS encoding histidine kinase has protein sequence MNWYRRFSFKTRVFFGCLLVALVPLTFSSVVVTRLFTASINRQMAVEGNRRLEEVSTKLTQLFENCEKACEAFTQDGTAARVMIDNDAIEMQKDLYLSLYQAVQEIYSSAQFSIYDSGGKLRFTTDTGFKNSALPVHWGLLRKAQGAREITYYRTDPYLPGTDKNVLMQGAYSLENSHGARTGYVVLDFSRENFDNLFNGFYSSGDTFLLLDSHQRPIYCSRPEYGEEEINDIILHGVSGQEGEKGRGVSARYLWTREPSHGIYIILRRSAPISAGAIRTMGTVSILLSVLGLILCMIISGALSRGIAQPVSQLDKAMTKVKKGDLSIRIHTNRQDELGRLTESFNQMTGDLQKYLEDTVQKQKDLNKTTIKLYQTQLNPHFLYNTLDTIKWNARINQIPEIAILAENLAVILRRSISSRPFITLREELETIESYIQIQKIRFTGRFLYETEIPDQLEECMVPRMLLQPLVENAIIHGLDGCENGYICIFADQKDGVLSISITDDGCGMDQEMADWINSDNPFKRDGHLGLYNVIRILKIYYGQEYGIRAEVTKEGTTIALRLPVQREVSDV, from the coding sequence ATGAATTGGTACCGAAGGTTCTCTTTTAAAACACGGGTGTTTTTCGGCTGTCTGCTGGTAGCACTGGTGCCCCTCACCTTTTCAAGTGTGGTAGTGACCAGGCTTTTTACCGCATCCATTAACCGGCAGATGGCTGTGGAGGGAAACCGGCGGCTGGAGGAGGTTAGCACAAAGCTGACCCAGTTATTTGAAAACTGTGAGAAAGCCTGTGAGGCGTTTACACAAGACGGTACAGCAGCCAGGGTTATGATCGACAACGATGCCATTGAAATGCAGAAGGATTTGTACCTATCCTTATATCAGGCGGTTCAGGAAATATACAGCAGTGCCCAGTTCAGCATATATGATTCCGGCGGCAAGCTTCGTTTTACAACGGATACTGGTTTCAAAAACAGTGCGCTCCCCGTCCATTGGGGGCTGTTAAGGAAAGCCCAGGGTGCGAGAGAAATTACCTATTACAGGACCGATCCTTATCTTCCGGGAACAGATAAAAATGTTCTGATGCAGGGAGCCTATTCCCTGGAAAATTCCCATGGAGCCAGGACCGGGTACGTAGTTCTGGATTTTTCCCGGGAAAATTTCGACAATCTGTTCAATGGATTTTATTCCTCCGGGGATACGTTCCTGCTGCTGGATTCCCACCAGAGACCCATTTACTGCTCAAGGCCGGAGTATGGGGAAGAGGAGATCAACGACATCATCCTTCACGGAGTGTCGGGACAGGAAGGAGAAAAGGGGAGGGGAGTATCTGCCAGATATTTATGGACCAGGGAACCTTCCCATGGAATCTATATTATCTTAAGGCGTTCCGCACCAATCAGTGCCGGAGCTATCCGAACCATGGGCACAGTAAGCATTCTTTTATCGGTACTGGGGCTGATCCTCTGTATGATAATTTCCGGTGCTCTCTCCAGAGGCATTGCCCAGCCTGTGAGCCAGTTGGATAAGGCCATGACAAAGGTAAAAAAGGGGGATTTATCCATCCGTATTCATACAAACAGGCAGGATGAGCTGGGGCGGCTGACGGAAAGCTTTAACCAGATGACAGGCGATCTGCAGAAATACTTGGAAGACACCGTCCAGAAGCAGAAGGATTTAAACAAGACCACCATCAAGCTGTATCAGACCCAGTTAAATCCGCATTTTCTCTATAATACTCTGGATACCATTAAATGGAATGCCAGGATCAATCAAATCCCGGAAATCGCCATATTGGCGGAGAATCTGGCGGTGATCCTGAGAAGAAGCATATCCAGCCGGCCCTTCATTACCTTAAGAGAGGAGCTGGAAACCATTGAAAGCTACATACAGATCCAAAAAATCCGTTTTACGGGACGTTTTCTCTATGAAACAGAGATACCGGACCAGCTGGAGGAATGTATGGTCCCCAGAATGCTGTTACAGCCATTGGTCGAGAATGCCATCATCCATGGATTGGATGGGTGCGAGAATGGGTACATCTGCATTTTTGCAGACCAGAAGGATGGGGTGCTAAGCATTTCCATTACAGATGATGGGTGCGGCATGGACCAGGAAATGGCAGACTGGATCAATAGTGACAATCCTTTCAAAAGAGATGGACACCTGGGTCTTTACAATGTGATCCGTATACTGAAAATATATTACGGGCAGGAATACGGGATCAGAGCGGAGGTAACCAAGGAGGGAACTACCATTGCTTTAAGGCTGCCTGTCCAGAGGGAGGTTTCGGATGTATAA
- a CDS encoding response regulator transcription factor, which yields MYKVIVVEDETMVRRGIILTINWAVLDCVIAGEAANGEEGVCLAKRLSPDIIVTDVKMPRMDGVEMITRLREEGCKARFIILTAYGDFKYAQSALRLGVSDYLLKPLKDGDLEQAILHIRSQMEQGTEKAAEETAAPVLRFHAVKKSKNKYVDEATRFIRKHYQEDITISTVAEYLEISEGYLSRVLKKETDYTFTSYLTFYRMQVAMSLLKDCRVKVYEVADQVGYSDTAYFSVQFKKLLGVSPSEYQERCGR from the coding sequence ATGTATAAAGTCATTGTAGTGGAAGATGAGACCATGGTTCGCAGGGGAATCATTTTGACCATTAACTGGGCAGTCTTGGACTGTGTCATAGCGGGGGAGGCCGCCAACGGGGAAGAGGGGGTCTGTCTGGCAAAGCGGCTCTCCCCGGACATTATCGTGACAGATGTGAAGATGCCCCGCATGGATGGAGTAGAGATGATTACCAGGTTACGGGAAGAAGGCTGCAAAGCCAGGTTCATTATTTTGACCGCTTATGGGGATTTTAAGTACGCCCAAAGCGCCTTGCGCCTGGGGGTCAGTGATTACCTTTTAAAGCCCTTAAAGGATGGAGATTTAGAGCAGGCCATTCTGCATATCAGAAGCCAAATGGAACAGGGCACGGAAAAGGCTGCAGAAGAGACGGCTGCCCCGGTGCTCCGTTTCCATGCAGTTAAAAAATCCAAAAACAAATATGTGGATGAAGCTACCAGGTTTATAAGGAAGCATTATCAGGAGGATATTACCATCAGTACGGTGGCGGAATATCTGGAAATCAGCGAAGGCTATCTGAGCCGGGTGCTGAAAAAGGAAACGGATTATACCTTTACCAGTTACCTCACTTTTTACCGGATGCAGGTAGCCATGTCCCTGCTAAAGGACTGCCGGGTCAAGGTGTATGAGGTGGCGGACCAGGTGGGGTATTCGGACACAGCCTATTTCAGTGTGCAGTTTAAAAAGCTTTTAGGAGTTTCGCCCTCAGAATACCAGGAAAGATGCGGCAGGTGA